Within the Pradoshia eiseniae genome, the region TAATCTTAACAATTGAGCCTTCACGGCGTGCACCAGAGGATTCGGAAGAAACGCGAACCATGACGATGTCTCCATGCATCGCATTATTAAGCTCATGCGGCGGAATAAAGATGTCATCCATCATGTCTCTCTCTTCAGGGATTACGAAAGCAAACCCTTTTGCATGGCCGGAAACCTTACCCTTAACGAGATTCATACGCTGTGGCAAACCATAGCGATTGGAGCGAGTGCGCACAACCTTTCCGCGTTCCTCCATATAGACGAGCGCCTTCACGAAATCCTTGAAATCCTCGGAATCATCAATGCCCATCGCTTCCTCTAATTCTTGTACTGTCATGGGTTTGTAAGCTTCTTCTTTCATATAAGAATAAAGCTTGTCTACGAGCTGACGTATATTGTCATCCATTCAAACCCCTCCTTCCTTCACTTCTTAGATTGAAGGATCAATCAGTCCAATCTAATCCTTCTAAAAATTTGATTATATCTTTATGAAGCTGATCACGCTCGACATCCGTCGTAATGACATGTCCTGATTCCTCATACCATTTCAAGCTCTTATTCTCACTACGGGCAGAATCATGGATGATGTTTGCGGAATCAACATTAATCATATGGTCATGGCGCCCTTGTACGACAAAGAGGGGCACGTCCACTTGGCTCACATGGTCACGCACGTCCCCAATCAGTCCTTGCAGAGCCTTCAATGTCTCCATTGGACGCTTCTGAAATTCCTGCATCTCGGCCGTTATGACGTCTTCACTCTTGCCCTCACGCTTTTTGTATTCACGGGCATATTCGAGAACCCCTTTATACATTGTTTCTTCACTTTTTATATACATCGGTGCACACATGGGTACGATACCCTTCACAGGTACAGTGTAACCTAATTTCAAGGAAAATACCCCACCCAATGATAGACCTGCAACAGCAATTTCTTTATGCCCCATTGCGCGCAGTTTATCATAGCCTCTCATGACATCCTTCCACCAATCCATCGGTCCGTAATCTACCAGCTCCTCAGGCGGAACTCCGTGGCCTTTGTATTGCGGTGCATGACTTGTATATCCATTCTTCTCAAGGAAACGGCCAAGCATACGGACATCAGCGCTGCTGCCTGTAAATCCGTGCAATAGCAAGACAGCTCTGCTTCCTCCCTCGAAAGTAAATGGCTTTGGCTGTGTCAATTTCATCTAACTATCCCCTTTTTACAATGTATGTACTTTAAGTTTACGATGTACAATGGGCAAAGGCTATTAATTCGCCCCTAGACATCAAAAAAGCCCGGCAGTTCGCCAGGCTACGTTTGCTTGCTCAATATGATATTACTTGCCGAATAAGGATACAAGTACCGTAAGAACAAAGAATAAAACAGATAGAACGATTGTTGCACGGTGTAAAATCAAATCCAGCCCGCGAGCCTTTTGTTTCCCGAAAAGCTGTTCAGCACCGCCGGAGATAGCACCTGATAATCCAGCGCTTTTGCCGGATTGAAGCAAGACAACGGCAATTAAACTAATGCACGTAATAACCAATAAAATAATCAGTACAGTATGCAGCACGAACAAATACCTCCTAATTACGGTCTACTCAATATTACCACTTTACCATACCGGCCTTTTTTTCACAATAACAAACCTGCCAGCAGAGGAGTTATTTTACTCATAGTCGGGTATAAAATAAAGAATGGTTTAGATTACCCTTAGAAGGGGGAAACGGCAATGTTTAATTACATCATGAAACGGATTGATTATGTCAACCTTGTTGGATTCATCGCAGGAAGCCTGATTTTGCTCTTTATCAGAGCCGAATATTTCATCGGAATTCTCCTGCTGGCAGCTGGTGCTCTCTTAATCACGTCTAAAATGAACGGAACCTTAATGATGCATCTTGTAACGTATTTCGTTCATTTATTTTTGATTGGCATCATTCTTTATGGGTTGATTGTTCCTGCTGAACAACTGTGGAGTGAATATGGCCTCATTGCGATTATAGCCTTGGCCATTGCGGTCATGGCTGTCTTAGTGCGAACAAGCACAGGAGCGCTCAGCTTATTTTGGTTAAGCTTACATATCTTGATTATTATACAGGCAGTCATCGGCCAAGGACTCTTCCTGTCTACTTATTGGAGCATCCCTTCCATCCAGCAGGCTTTTTACTCTTTCTATCCATTGCTGATTGCCTCTTTCTTAATAGGTGTATTTTTTGACCGTTTTCAAACTGAGCTTAAGCGAGAGTACAACAGTAAATAGGAATTAAAGAAGCTGCTATCCGCTCTTGCGGATGCAGCTCTTTTCATTTTGATGAGAGGCGGATGTTCAACCCCGATGGATCGTTTACTGCATATATATCATCAAACTTCTTAACATCAAAACCTAGCCCCTTCAATCGCAAAACTGCCTCTTCTCTTTCCTGATCACCTGGATAGACGATAGTATAATGCGCGAGACCAATGCTAGTTGGAGATGCAGCAGGGATACCCCGCCCGTTCCATACATTCAGGCCAATATGATGATGATATCCTCCCGAGGAGATGAACAAGGCTTGCTCGCCATAACTGGTTACGACGTCAAAGCCTAACCCCTCACAATAAAACCTCTCTGCCCTTTCCAAATCAGCCACATGAAGATGGATATGTCCCATAATCGTGTCCGCCGGAAGGCCGCTCCAGCCTTTTTCTGTTCCAGCCTGCAGTAGATCACGGGCATTTAATCGCTCTGTCGTCATATGAATCTCTTGATCTTTCCACACCCAGTCTGAATCCTCGCGGTCTGTGTATACCTCAATACCATTATCATCCGGGTCCTGCAAATAGATGGCTTCACTGACATGATGGTCTGAAGCGCCAATCCGAATATTGTTTTCTATTAAGGACTTTAGGAAATCAGCCAAGTCTGAACGCTGAGGGAGGAGCAAGGCAAAATGGTACAAGCCTGTTCGATTGGGCTCCTTTGGAGACACCCCTTCTGGCTCTACCAGGGTAAGGAGCGGAGTCTGTCCATCCGCTGTCAAAACCGCTCTTTTTCCTTCTCGCTTTAATACTTGGAAGCCGATAACAGATTCATAGAAATCCAATGATTTTTCCATATCATTTATCTTTAATTCGAGATTTTCAACATATACACATGGCTTTTGATGATAATTCATACCTGTTCACCCGTTTTCGTTATTTTAGTGTAATTATACGTAAAATTTGTATGAATGGCGAATAATAAGTCAATTCCACTCACAAGCTTTAAGGATAAATTCCCGGTAAAATAGATATATTTACTGAATATTCAGTTTTAATTATGGTAATATATCCTCCTTCCTATTATTATAGTCTGTAAGAAGAAAGAGGGGGGTATTTGAATGGACTATGCTTTATTAACTTCCGTCATTCTATACATGGCCTTAATGCTCGGCATTGGGTATTTTGCATTTCGACGGACTTCTAATTTAACGGATTACATGCTCGGAGGCCGAAATCTTGGACCTGCCGTAACGGCTCTTAGCGCTGGGGCTTCAGACATGAGCGGCTGGCTTTTAATGGGGCTGCCGGGTGCCATGTATGTATCTGGCTTAAGTGCATCATGGATTGCAATCGGACTGACAATCGGAGCCTGGGCAAACTGGCTTTATGTGGCACCGAGACTTCGTGTGTATACACAATTGGCGAAGGATTCAATCACTATTCCAGGATATTTAGAAAATCGCTTTGGCGACTCCTCAAAAATGCTTCGTCTTATTTCAGGCTTGGTTATTATGATTTTCTTTACCTTTTATGTCTCCTCAGGGATGGTATCAGGCGGCGTGTTATTCCAAAGCACCTTTGGCCTTGACTATCATTCTGGCTTAATTATCGTCAGCCTTGTCGTCATTGCCTACACCCTTTTTGGCGGATTCCTTGCCGTCAGCTGGACGGACTTCGTACAAGGACTAATCATGTTTATCGCGCTCATTCTTGTTCCAATCGTAACCTTAATAGAAGTTGGCGGCATGGGAGAGACCATTGATACCGTTAACTCGATCAACCCAGCATTCATGGATATTTTTAAAGGTGCATCCGTGCTCGGCATAGTATCATCTGTCGCGTGGGGACTTGGTTATTTTGGTCAGCCTCACATTATTGTCCGCTTTATGGCTATTCAGTCGGTGAAGGAAATTAAGAAGGCGCGCAGAATCGGGATGGGCTGGATGATTTTCTCCCTGATTGGCGCTATGCTGACCGGATTTGCCGGGATTGCCTATTTTGCCAAAAACGGACCCGAGCTCAAAAATCCAGAAACCGTCTTTATTGTATTAGGTGAAATCTTATTCCATCCAATCATTACCGGGTTTTTGATCTCAGCCATTCTAGCCGCCATCATGAGCACCATTTCCTCGCAGCTTCTCGTCACCTCCAGCTCATTGACGGAAGATATATATAAATCATTCGTTAAACGAACAGCCACGGATAAGGAACTCGTTTTCTTCGGACGGTTATCCGTTCTGATAGTCGCAATCATTGCCTTATTCTTATCCTGGGAGAAGAATTCTACCATCCTTAATCTTGTCGGTTATGCATGGGCAGGCTTTGGTGCATCTTTCGGACCGCTCATCCTGTTAAGCCTTTTCTGGAAACGAATGAACAGATGGGGAGCCTTGGCCGGTATCATTGGAGGGGCCGTGACTGTTATTGCCTGGTCATTCTTCGGTTTATCCGATATCTTGTATGAAATCATACCAGGATTCGTGGTCAGTCTTTTGGCCATTATTCTCGTCAGCCTGCTGACGGCTAAACCAAGGGAAGATATCGAAGGTCAATTTGATGAGTTTAAGGAATTAATGAAGTCATGATTATACGTGAGTTGATCCCTCCCTTATAAACCATTAAACCTTATTTTCCATACACCTTTCTAGAATAGGAACAGCCGAGAGTACCTGTCGCTCTCGGCTGTTCTTATGTCATTTAACTGTGACCTTTGTTGCCTTACTCTTATTTTTCGCTTTATCGTAAGCATAAACGCTCAAGACCGTTCCTTTTTTCTGTGCTTTAATTGCTAAGGAATAGCTTCCCTTTGCATTAACTGTTGCTGTCTTCAGGTAAGTACTGCCACGGTAAATTTTTACCGTTCCATTCTTTTCAGCCGTTCCTGTCATCTTAGTCGTTTTGCTTGTCACTTTATTAACCTTTGGCGCAGCTGGAGGTGTTTTGTCGATTACAGTCATCGTTCTGCCTGAACTGAAATTGCCTGCTGCATCCTTGGCTTTTAGGATAATCTTCGTTCCAGCTTTCTTCTTCGTTATTTTGATTGAATACGTACCAGAACTGCTTGCTTTTGCATTTGCAATTGATTTACCGCTCACATAAGCATAAACCCTAGATCCTTTTTCAGCGGTTCCTTTGATGGTAGTGTCATTGTCATCGATAGTATTGACTTTCGGCATGCCTGGAGGTGTTTTATCAATTACAGTTATTGTATTGCCTGAGCTAAAATTACCTGCTGCATCCTTCACCTTCACAAGAACCTTCGTCCCGGCTTTTTGCTTGCTGATTTTGATAATATAGTTGCCTGTTTTGCTATCAGCCTTAGCACTGCCGATGGATTTGCCTTTCACATGCGCATAAACCATTGAGCCCTTCTCTGCATTGCCTTTTATGACGATGTCGTTGTCATCGATAGCGCTGACTTTCGGTTTGCCTGGCGGTGTCCCATCTGTTACAGCAATGGTCTTCTTCTCATGGACAAGCCCTTTCGCATCCTTTAACGTAAAGGTGAGCTTGGTCCCTTGTTTTAATTTACTGCTAATAGCAAGAGAATAAGTCTGATCGGCAGAGGAAATGTCTCTATTTTTCACTTTATCCGACCCAGAAACAGTAATGGAGTAGCCCTTTGCCACATTTCCTGTAACTTTGGTTGATTGGTCAGTAACCTTATTAACTGTAAATATAGATTTCGCTAAATAAGCAGATGAGACGTATCCATTTTCTCCACTGCTTGTCTTAACTGGATACCATACGAATTGATTATTCTTTGCTTTTGTCTCGTCATAAACGAAATTTCCTGCAATCGTCAAAGGTGTCCCCTTCACGAGACTCCTTAGTTCTTTCTGAGATGTACCAGGAGTTTTTCGTAGCTTAACGCCATCCGTAGTCGTGATGACCTTGCTATTCATAACAAGTGCAGCGTGCGATGTCGTAATAACATTTGGTATCGTATATAACTTCTTTTTAAATATAATATTATTTGTGCTATTTGAATCATATTCAAAGTCACTCTTTACAAAAGGATACCTGGCTAATGTCCTACCCTCGAGATGATATCTATTCAATGCAGCCATGACCTTTTCCTGATAGGCATTCGAATTAGTCTGAATAGGATCCCTATCCTTATAGATTGGACTATTTATCGGTTTCGTTCCATTATACGCCATCACCGGAAAATACCAGCTTTCAATCACGTATTCTGTTCCTCCGCTAAGCTTAGGCAAATCTCCTCTATTGTACATTTCATTTAAAATCTCTGCACCAGCTCGAATATTATAGGCAATATCATTCTTCAAACTTGTCTGGTCATAGTCTGCCTTATTCGTGATTTGCATAATCCCAATACCTCCATCACTCGAGATATTAGGCTTGCCATTCACAAACTGTTTCCATCCAGATTCCACCCAAGCAACGGATTTCAATACTTCTGGAGGAATCCCTTGTTTAATTGCTTCTTCAGTCAGCAATCGATTGATATACTGAAAACTAGGATTCTCATTTTCCGCTGCCGATACATTACTCCAACCCATTCCCACGGCCAACATAACCAGTAGCCCAATCCTCACAAAAAATGATTTCACTTTTTATATTCTCCTAGCCTATTAAGATATAAACATTCTAACATATTTAAATAATAGGAAAATACACCAAACTTTAGTTTTTGGAGATTCGAAGACATATATTTCACCTTAACAGGAAAACTAGACCGCCTTAAATAGACAGTCTAAACAAGCCATTCGCCTGCAATACATGACAGATGGCACCACATTGAGAAACTGTATGGAAAAATCCACTTTTGACCTTTCACGCTTGCATAAAAGCTTGTATATAATGTTTGCAAGTGACAGAAAACGAGAACATTCATCCGGCAAGGAAGCCATTGCGCTTAGAAGCGTTATTTTTCTCGCCTTTCTTTTAACATTCTATTTGGACAACCTTGCCTTATACATAAATAGAGGAGGAATCGATTATGCCTGTAAGTGCTATCGTGCTCGACTTAAGCCCATGCGGCATTGGCATCATCAGAAGTCTTGCCTCCATGGGCGTTCATGTTCACGCCTATGATTGTCTGGAAAAATACAAAAAGGGTCGAACTCGCTTTGCTACCTGCAAGCCATGTCCCGACCCCCTTACCCACGATGAGTTTCTCCTTCAATTCCTCCTAAAGGAACGACAGCTCTTTGAAGAGGATCCCATCTTATTGGCCGGTTCAGATGAATTTCTGCTATTCATGTCTAAATATCGGACAAGGCTGGCTATGCATTATCGCTTTTTATTTCCTGATTCCTTATTCATTGACTCCATTATTGATAAGCGGCTTCTCATCAAGATGATGGAGGAACATCATCTTCCAGCACCCAAAACATTAGTTGTCAATAATCCATTACGCTATCGGACGATCCTGCGAGACATTCCGTTCCCCTGCGTCATAAAACCTGTCTTCGGATATGAATTTCGCAGGCATCTGAACCGGAAAGTTATCGTCATTGAGGATCTCAATCAGCTGCGAAAAGACCTAGCCCATTACAGTCTATTCGGAGAATTACTCATTCAGGAAATAGTGCCAGGACCAGATGAGGCTATCTACCAGGTCGGTGCTCTTTATGATGAAGGAAGACAGCTCCGAGCTGCCTTCATGGGGCGAACGCTCGATCAATATCCAACCAAGTATGGTTCATGTACGCTAGTTGAGAGCATTGTCGAAGAAGAGGTCCTAAAAGAAGGTCTCCGTATCCTCGAGTTGCTCAAAGTAACCGGCATCGCAGCAGTCGAATTAAAAAGAGATTGCACTGATGGAAAACTGAAAATCCTCGACATTAAGGCAAGATCATGGCTATGGCACTCCTTGGCAACAAGATGTCGTATCAATCTTCCCTATCTGTACTGCTTAACATTGCTTAACAAGCCCTTTGAACCAGCCCTGGATCAAAAAGAAGGCATCCAATGGCTTCATCTTATCCCTCATTTTCTTTCCGCACGCGAAAAACGTCAATCTAAGAAGTTGACCTGGTCCAGATTGGTTCACACGCTTTTCGGGCCAAAGGAATTCGCCCTTTTTAAATGGAATGACCCGATGCCCGCCATCCGCATTGGTATCTCCAACCTGCTTACAGAATGGCGAACGAAAAAGACTATGAAGAAACTCAATCAAAAATAAAATTGCCCCATAACTGACATTTGCCTGAAGGAATGGGGTTTTACATAACCTCTACTTATATCAAATGCTGAATCAAAAAGACCACCGGCGGGACAGCCAACGCTGGTAAAAGATTGAGAGTTTTAAATTTCTTAATCCCCAAAATGCTCAAACCTGATGCTAATATCAACAGTCCGCCTACAATTGACACTTCATTCAATAAGTCTGTGCTTAAAGATGCCTCCATGAAACTGGTCAACAAATAAATCGACCCTTGCCAGAAGAACAAAACGATTGCCGCCATCATAATACCGATCCCAAAGGTGGATGCGAGCACAATTGAGGTAATGCCATCGAGCATCCCATTGGCCATTAAATATGTATAATTATTGTTCAAGGCCGCTTCGATTGGACCGAGAATGGATAATGTTCCGATACAAAATAACAGAATGGCAGTTGATAACCCCTCTGCTAAATTTCCGTTCGAATAACAATTAACTAAAGTATTGAATCTTCCATCTAAATCCAATTTCTGTCCAAGCACCCCTCCAACGGCCAAGCTGACGATAAACAGGACTGGATATTCACTCAGAGGCAAATGCTGCACAACCGCATTTATGCCCAGTCCCATCGCAGCCAAACCCATGGCATGCATAAGAATGGTATGATATTCGTCCTTAATTCCTTTCTTAAAAATACTGC harbors:
- a CDS encoding alpha/beta hydrolase, producing the protein MKLTQPKPFTFEGGSRAVLLLHGFTGSSADVRMLGRFLEKNGYTSHAPQYKGHGVPPEELVDYGPMDWWKDVMRGYDKLRAMGHKEIAVAGLSLGGVFSLKLGYTVPVKGIVPMCAPMYIKSEETMYKGVLEYAREYKKREGKSEDVITAEMQEFQKRPMETLKALQGLIGDVRDHVSQVDVPLFVVQGRHDHMINVDSANIIHDSARSENKSLKWYEESGHVITTDVERDQLHKDIIKFLEGLDWTD
- the secG gene encoding preprotein translocase subunit SecG; the encoded protein is MHTVLIILLVITCISLIAVVLLQSGKSAGLSGAISGGAEQLFGKQKARGLDLILHRATIVLSVLFFVLTVLVSLFGK
- a CDS encoding VOC family protein — encoded protein: MNYHQKPCVYVENLELKINDMEKSLDFYESVIGFQVLKREGKRAVLTADGQTPLLTLVEPEGVSPKEPNRTGLYHFALLLPQRSDLADFLKSLIENNIRIGASDHHVSEAIYLQDPDDNGIEVYTDREDSDWVWKDQEIHMTTERLNARDLLQAGTEKGWSGLPADTIMGHIHLHVADLERAERFYCEGLGFDVVTSYGEQALFISSGGYHHHIGLNVWNGRGIPAASPTSIGLAHYTIVYPGDQEREEAVLRLKGLGFDVKKFDDIYAVNDPSGLNIRLSSK
- the putP gene encoding sodium/proline symporter PutP, whose translation is MDYALLTSVILYMALMLGIGYFAFRRTSNLTDYMLGGRNLGPAVTALSAGASDMSGWLLMGLPGAMYVSGLSASWIAIGLTIGAWANWLYVAPRLRVYTQLAKDSITIPGYLENRFGDSSKMLRLISGLVIMIFFTFYVSSGMVSGGVLFQSTFGLDYHSGLIIVSLVVIAYTLFGGFLAVSWTDFVQGLIMFIALILVPIVTLIEVGGMGETIDTVNSINPAFMDIFKGASVLGIVSSVAWGLGYFGQPHIIVRFMAIQSVKEIKKARRIGMGWMIFSLIGAMLTGFAGIAYFAKNGPELKNPETVFIVLGEILFHPIITGFLISAILAAIMSTISSQLLVTSSSLTEDIYKSFVKRTATDKELVFFGRLSVLIVAIIALFLSWEKNSTILNLVGYAWAGFGASFGPLILLSLFWKRMNRWGALAGIIGGAVTVIAWSFFGLSDILYEIIPGFVVSLLAIILVSLLTAKPREDIEGQFDEFKELMKS
- a CDS encoding Ig-like domain-containing protein, whose protein sequence is MKSFFVRIGLLVMLAVGMGWSNVSAAENENPSFQYINRLLTEEAIKQGIPPEVLKSVAWVESGWKQFVNGKPNISSDGGIGIMQITNKADYDQTSLKNDIAYNIRAGAEILNEMYNRGDLPKLSGGTEYVIESWYFPVMAYNGTKPINSPIYKDRDPIQTNSNAYQEKVMAALNRYHLEGRTLARYPFVKSDFEYDSNSTNNIIFKKKLYTIPNVITTSHAALVMNSKVITTTDGVKLRKTPGTSQKELRSLVKGTPLTIAGNFVYDETKAKNNQFVWYPVKTSSGENGYVSSAYLAKSIFTVNKVTDQSTKVTGNVAKGYSITVSGSDKVKNRDISSADQTYSLAISSKLKQGTKLTFTLKDAKGLVHEKKTIAVTDGTPPGKPKVSAIDDNDIVIKGNAEKGSMVYAHVKGKSIGSAKADSKTGNYIIKISKQKAGTKVLVKVKDAAGNFSSGNTITVIDKTPPGMPKVNTIDDNDTTIKGTAEKGSRVYAYVSGKSIANAKASSSGTYSIKITKKKAGTKIILKAKDAAGNFSSGRTMTVIDKTPPAAPKVNKVTSKTTKMTGTAEKNGTVKIYRGSTYLKTATVNAKGSYSLAIKAQKKGTVLSVYAYDKAKNKSKATKVTVK
- a CDS encoding carboxylate--amine ligase, with protein sequence MPVSAIVLDLSPCGIGIIRSLASMGVHVHAYDCLEKYKKGRTRFATCKPCPDPLTHDEFLLQFLLKERQLFEEDPILLAGSDEFLLFMSKYRTRLAMHYRFLFPDSLFIDSIIDKRLLIKMMEEHHLPAPKTLVVNNPLRYRTILRDIPFPCVIKPVFGYEFRRHLNRKVIVIEDLNQLRKDLAHYSLFGELLIQEIVPGPDEAIYQVGALYDEGRQLRAAFMGRTLDQYPTKYGSCTLVESIVEEEVLKEGLRILELLKVTGIAAVELKRDCTDGKLKILDIKARSWLWHSLATRCRINLPYLYCLTLLNKPFEPALDQKEGIQWLHLIPHFLSAREKRQSKKLTWSRLVHTLFGPKEFALFKWNDPMPAIRIGISNLLTEWRTKKTMKKLNQK
- a CDS encoding DUF554 domain-containing protein produces the protein MYGTLFNVAMIIAGSLIGSIFKKGIKDEYHTILMHAMGLAAMGLGINAVVQHLPLSEYPVLFIVSLAVGGVLGQKLDLDGRFNTLVNCYSNGNLAEGLSTAILLFCIGTLSILGPIEAALNNNYTYLMANGMLDGITSIVLASTFGIGIMMAAIVLFFWQGSIYLLTSFMEASLSTDLLNEVSIVGGLLILASGLSILGIKKFKTLNLLPALAVPPVVFLIQHLI